The proteins below come from a single Carassius carassius chromosome 11, fCarCar2.1, whole genome shotgun sequence genomic window:
- the LOC132153064 gene encoding regulator of nonsense transcripts 3A-like isoform X3: protein MRSEKEQKIASRERGSVEIQFRDCQREQDNVAVNPKHKEEKKETFTKVVIRRLPPSLSKDQLEEHLSPLPSFDYFEFFSADQSLYPHLFSRAYINFKNPEDIIIFRDRFDGYVFIDNKGQEYPAVVEFAPFQKVSKKKLKKKDAKAGTIEEDPEYRRFLENYSCDEEKSMAIPETLLGEIEAKTRELIAKRTTPLLEYIKNKKLDKQRIREEKREERRRRELEKKRQREEEKRKRREEERRKRKEAEKQKKLSEKEIKIKLLKKCDQEDDMDSDRLKDKADIGENRWEKPAGHTKSKDSKDNRSQIESDKEQREGHGRRQRDKEHRGRDEERKRQRHHYEFDKFMRRKEETKWGKGYCQDRAKKDQHHGYSFCQETGDKFGKEDREDMGSRKERIRNKDRPAMQLYQPGARNRKRIGSGNKMFDFPPISPEHGGEHCYKTVIGTGSEKSVDE from the exons ATGAGGTCTGAAAAGGAGCAGAAGATAGCAAGCAGGGAGAGAGGCAGCGTCGAGATCCAGTTCAGGGACTGTCAGAGGGAGCAGGACAACGTCGCGGTGAACCCAAAGCACAAGGAGGAGAAAAAGGAGACATTCACCAAG GTTGTCATACGCCGACTGCCACCCAGTTTATCAAAAGACCAGCTCGAGGAGCATCTGAGCCCTCTTCCATCTTTTGACTATTTTGAGTTCTTCTCCGCTGATCAGAG CTTATACCCACACCTCTTCTCAAGAGCATACATCAACTTCAAAAACCCAGAGGATATCATTATTTTCAGAGATCGTTTTGATGGCTATGTATTCATTGATAATAAAG GCCAAGAGTATCCAGCTGTTGTAGAATTTGCTCCATTTCAGAAAGTTTCCaagaaaaagttaaaaaagaaagatgctaaagcaGGAACTATTGAAGAAG acCCAGAATACAGGCGATTTCTGGAAAATTACTCTTGTGATGAGGAGAAATCAATGGCCATTCCAGAAACACTATTGGGAGAGATTGAAGCTAAAACCCGAGAACTCATAG CCAAAAGGACCACACCGTTGCTGGAATACATCAAAAACAAGAAATTGGACAAACAG AGAATACGAGAGGAAAAAAGAGAGGAGAGGCGAAGGAGGGAACTGGAAAAGAAGCGACAGAGGGAAGAGGAGAAGCGGAAGCGCAGAGAAGAGGAGAGACGAAAGAGGAAGGAGGCTGAAAAGCAGAAGAAGCTTTCTGAAAAGGAGATAAAGATAAAG CTTCTGAAGAAGTGTGATCAAGAAGATGACATGGACTCTGACAGACTGAAAGATAAAGCAGACATTGGCGAGAACAGATGGGAAAAGCCGGCAGGACACACTAAGTCAAAGGATTCCAAGGATAA TAGGAGTCAAATCGAGAGTGACAAGGAGCAGAGGGAAGGTCACGGTCGTCGGCAAAGAGACAAAGAGCATCGCGGCAGAGACGAGGAGCGCAAACGACAGAGGCATCACTACGAGTTTGACAAGTTTATGCGACGCAAGGAGGAGACCAAATGGGGTAAAGGCTACTGTCAGGACAGAGCCAAGAAAGACCAACATCATGGCTATTCTTTCTGCCAAGAGACTGGAGACAAATTCGGAAAAGAGGATCGAGAAGACATGGGCAGCAGGAAAGAACGGATTCGCAATAAG GACCGACCGGCAATGCAGCTGTACCAACCTGGTGCTAGAAACCGCAAGAGAATTGGCTCTGGAAACAAGATGTTTGACTTCCCACCAATCTCTCCCGAACACGGAGGAGAACACTGCTACAAGACAGTCATTGGTACAGGCTCAGAGAAGAGTGTCGATGAGTGA
- the LOC132153064 gene encoding regulator of nonsense transcripts 3A-like isoform X1: MRSEKEQKIASRERGSVEIQFRDCQREQDNVAVNPKHKEEKKETFTKVVIRRLPPSLSKDQLEEHLSPLPSFDYFEFFSADQSLYPHLFSRAYINFKNPEDIIIFRDRFDGYVFIDNKGQEYPAVVEFAPFQKVSKKKLKKKDAKAGTIEEDPEYRRFLENYSCDEEKSMAIPETLLGEIEAKTRELIAKRTTPLLEYIKNKKLDKQRIREEKREERRRRELEKKRQREEEKRKRREEERRKRKEAEKQKKLSEKEIKIKLLKKCDQEDDMDSDRLKDKADIGENRWEKPAGHTKSKDSKDNRSQIESDKEQREGHGRRQRDKEHRGRDEERKRQRHHYEFDKFMRRKEETKWGKGYCQDRAKKDQHHGYSFCQETGDKFGKEDREDMGSRKERIRNKSVLVHQEKRTSQSEVPDQIGGALPAKDRPAMQLYQPGARNRKRIGSGNKMFDFPPISPEHGGEHCYKTVIGTGSEKSVDE; the protein is encoded by the exons ATGAGGTCTGAAAAGGAGCAGAAGATAGCAAGCAGGGAGAGAGGCAGCGTCGAGATCCAGTTCAGGGACTGTCAGAGGGAGCAGGACAACGTCGCGGTGAACCCAAAGCACAAGGAGGAGAAAAAGGAGACATTCACCAAG GTTGTCATACGCCGACTGCCACCCAGTTTATCAAAAGACCAGCTCGAGGAGCATCTGAGCCCTCTTCCATCTTTTGACTATTTTGAGTTCTTCTCCGCTGATCAGAG CTTATACCCACACCTCTTCTCAAGAGCATACATCAACTTCAAAAACCCAGAGGATATCATTATTTTCAGAGATCGTTTTGATGGCTATGTATTCATTGATAATAAAG GCCAAGAGTATCCAGCTGTTGTAGAATTTGCTCCATTTCAGAAAGTTTCCaagaaaaagttaaaaaagaaagatgctaaagcaGGAACTATTGAAGAAG acCCAGAATACAGGCGATTTCTGGAAAATTACTCTTGTGATGAGGAGAAATCAATGGCCATTCCAGAAACACTATTGGGAGAGATTGAAGCTAAAACCCGAGAACTCATAG CCAAAAGGACCACACCGTTGCTGGAATACATCAAAAACAAGAAATTGGACAAACAG AGAATACGAGAGGAAAAAAGAGAGGAGAGGCGAAGGAGGGAACTGGAAAAGAAGCGACAGAGGGAAGAGGAGAAGCGGAAGCGCAGAGAAGAGGAGAGACGAAAGAGGAAGGAGGCTGAAAAGCAGAAGAAGCTTTCTGAAAAGGAGATAAAGATAAAG CTTCTGAAGAAGTGTGATCAAGAAGATGACATGGACTCTGACAGACTGAAAGATAAAGCAGACATTGGCGAGAACAGATGGGAAAAGCCGGCAGGACACACTAAGTCAAAGGATTCCAAGGATAA TAGGAGTCAAATCGAGAGTGACAAGGAGCAGAGGGAAGGTCACGGTCGTCGGCAAAGAGACAAAGAGCATCGCGGCAGAGACGAGGAGCGCAAACGACAGAGGCATCACTACGAGTTTGACAAGTTTATGCGACGCAAGGAGGAGACCAAATGGGGTAAAGGCTACTGTCAGGACAGAGCCAAGAAAGACCAACATCATGGCTATTCTTTCTGCCAAGAGACTGGAGACAAATTCGGAAAAGAGGATCGAGAAGACATGGGCAGCAGGAAAGAACGGATTCGCAATAAG TCTGTGTTAGTGCATCAGGAGAAAAGGACTTCCCAGTCTGAGGTTCCAGACCAGATAGGAGGGGCTCTGCCAGCAAAG GACCGACCGGCAATGCAGCTGTACCAACCTGGTGCTAGAAACCGCAAGAGAATTGGCTCTGGAAACAAGATGTTTGACTTCCCACCAATCTCTCCCGAACACGGAGGAGAACACTGCTACAAGACAGTCATTGGTACAGGCTCAGAGAAGAGTGTCGATGAGTGA
- the LOC132153064 gene encoding regulator of nonsense transcripts 3A-like isoform X2, whose product MRSEKEQKIASRERGSVEIQFRDCQREQDNVAVNPKHKEEKKETFTKVVIRRLPPSLSKDQLEEHLSPLPSFDYFEFFSADQSLYPHLFSRAYINFKNPEDIIIFRDRFDGYVFIDNKGQEYPAVVEFAPFQKVSKKKLKKKDAKAGTIEEDPEYRRFLENYSCDEEKSMAIPETLLGEIEAKTRELIAKRTTPLLEYIKNKKLDKQRIREEKREERRRRELEKKRQREEEKRKRREEERRKRKEAEKQKKLSEKEIKIKLLKKCDQEDDMDSDRLKDKADIGENRWEKPAGHTKSKDSKDKSQIESDKEQREGHGRRQRDKEHRGRDEERKRQRHHYEFDKFMRRKEETKWGKGYCQDRAKKDQHHGYSFCQETGDKFGKEDREDMGSRKERIRNKSVLVHQEKRTSQSEVPDQIGGALPAKDRPAMQLYQPGARNRKRIGSGNKMFDFPPISPEHGGEHCYKTVIGTGSEKSVDE is encoded by the exons ATGAGGTCTGAAAAGGAGCAGAAGATAGCAAGCAGGGAGAGAGGCAGCGTCGAGATCCAGTTCAGGGACTGTCAGAGGGAGCAGGACAACGTCGCGGTGAACCCAAAGCACAAGGAGGAGAAAAAGGAGACATTCACCAAG GTTGTCATACGCCGACTGCCACCCAGTTTATCAAAAGACCAGCTCGAGGAGCATCTGAGCCCTCTTCCATCTTTTGACTATTTTGAGTTCTTCTCCGCTGATCAGAG CTTATACCCACACCTCTTCTCAAGAGCATACATCAACTTCAAAAACCCAGAGGATATCATTATTTTCAGAGATCGTTTTGATGGCTATGTATTCATTGATAATAAAG GCCAAGAGTATCCAGCTGTTGTAGAATTTGCTCCATTTCAGAAAGTTTCCaagaaaaagttaaaaaagaaagatgctaaagcaGGAACTATTGAAGAAG acCCAGAATACAGGCGATTTCTGGAAAATTACTCTTGTGATGAGGAGAAATCAATGGCCATTCCAGAAACACTATTGGGAGAGATTGAAGCTAAAACCCGAGAACTCATAG CCAAAAGGACCACACCGTTGCTGGAATACATCAAAAACAAGAAATTGGACAAACAG AGAATACGAGAGGAAAAAAGAGAGGAGAGGCGAAGGAGGGAACTGGAAAAGAAGCGACAGAGGGAAGAGGAGAAGCGGAAGCGCAGAGAAGAGGAGAGACGAAAGAGGAAGGAGGCTGAAAAGCAGAAGAAGCTTTCTGAAAAGGAGATAAAGATAAAG CTTCTGAAGAAGTGTGATCAAGAAGATGACATGGACTCTGACAGACTGAAAGATAAAGCAGACATTGGCGAGAACAGATGGGAAAAGCCGGCAGGACACACTAAGTCAAAGGATTCCAAGGATAA GAGTCAAATCGAGAGTGACAAGGAGCAGAGGGAAGGTCACGGTCGTCGGCAAAGAGACAAAGAGCATCGCGGCAGAGACGAGGAGCGCAAACGACAGAGGCATCACTACGAGTTTGACAAGTTTATGCGACGCAAGGAGGAGACCAAATGGGGTAAAGGCTACTGTCAGGACAGAGCCAAGAAAGACCAACATCATGGCTATTCTTTCTGCCAAGAGACTGGAGACAAATTCGGAAAAGAGGATCGAGAAGACATGGGCAGCAGGAAAGAACGGATTCGCAATAAG TCTGTGTTAGTGCATCAGGAGAAAAGGACTTCCCAGTCTGAGGTTCCAGACCAGATAGGAGGGGCTCTGCCAGCAAAG GACCGACCGGCAATGCAGCTGTACCAACCTGGTGCTAGAAACCGCAAGAGAATTGGCTCTGGAAACAAGATGTTTGACTTCCCACCAATCTCTCCCGAACACGGAGGAGAACACTGCTACAAGACAGTCATTGGTACAGGCTCAGAGAAGAGTGTCGATGAGTGA